In Halovivax gelatinilyticus, the following are encoded in one genomic region:
- the map gene encoding type II methionyl aminopeptidase — MADTEVDLDAEQYEKHREAGEILAQVREETAARVDVGVSHLEIAEYAEDRIRELGGTPAFPVNISIDEEAAHATPSIDDDSTFGEEMINLDIGVHVDGWLADTAITVDLSGHDDLAVAPAEALDAAIDMIEPGVDTGEIGAEIESVIDGYGYNPVVNLTGHGLGHWEQHTDPTIPNRSVSQGTTLSVGDVVAIEPFATDGGGKVSEGAKEEIFSLEREGAIRNRQARKALEQITEEFRTLPFATRWLETDRAEMALRRLKRNNLVHGYPVLKEDDGCLVSQKEHTVIVTHDGCEVTTRTR, encoded by the coding sequence ATGGCCGACACCGAGGTCGATCTCGACGCCGAGCAGTACGAAAAACACCGAGAGGCCGGCGAAATCCTCGCCCAGGTGCGCGAGGAGACCGCCGCGCGCGTCGACGTCGGCGTCTCTCACCTGGAGATCGCCGAGTACGCCGAAGACCGAATCCGCGAACTCGGCGGAACGCCGGCCTTCCCGGTGAACATCTCGATCGACGAAGAGGCGGCACACGCCACGCCGAGCATCGACGACGACTCGACCTTCGGCGAGGAGATGATCAACCTCGACATCGGCGTCCACGTCGACGGCTGGCTCGCGGACACGGCGATCACGGTCGACCTCTCCGGGCACGACGACCTCGCCGTCGCACCCGCCGAGGCCTTAGACGCCGCGATCGACATGATCGAACCCGGCGTCGATACGGGAGAGATCGGAGCCGAAATCGAATCGGTCATCGACGGCTACGGCTACAACCCCGTCGTCAATCTGACCGGCCACGGCCTCGGCCACTGGGAACAACACACCGATCCGACGATTCCGAACCGGTCGGTCTCGCAGGGGACGACGCTCTCGGTCGGCGACGTCGTCGCGATCGAGCCGTTCGCGACCGACGGTGGTGGGAAGGTGTCCGAAGGGGCGAAAGAGGAGATTTTCTCGCTCGAACGCGAGGGCGCGATCAGAAACAGACAGGCGCGAAAGGCGCTAGAACAGATAACCGAGGAATTTCGAACGCTCCCGTTCGCGACGCGTTGGCTAGAGACGGACCGGGCCGAGATGGCCCTTCGACGGCTCAAGCGCAACAATCTCGTCCACGGCTACCCGGTGTTGAAAGAAGACGACGGGTGTCTGGTCAGTCAGAAAGAACACACGGTTATCGTCACCCACGACGGCTGTGAAGTCACGACGCGAACGCGGTGA